The sequence tatacacatgagctacaaaaggaatgatgatattaacgtgcaacagattcattcaagtgataatatgactgatttattcaccaagtttcttccaactacaacttttaagaagatggtgcacaagatcgggatgcaaaggctcaaggatgttctcattagggggagttaatacgcgttgtactctccTTTTCTTACGAGACTTTGTTCCACTGAGTTTttcttataaggtttttaatgagacagtctatatgcgtattgttagagatgtgtatttttttccttcactagatttttttccactgaattttttctagtaagattttaactagacacattatctatcaattagacattcaaggggagtgttataaatataccatatacagtgaatgtctactttaccatatacagtgaatatctactttaccatatatatagtgaatacctactttaccatgtattgtgtatgtctatttatgaaaaaattacaaaccCAAGATTAATTTTTCCCTATAAAGAAAAGGGTTTTACTTCATTGTAATACATTgggaagaaataagaattactctctctattctctctactcttcctctttattctttagttatttcataacaaatacttcttccgtttcataataaatgaattattggattttggcacaaagattaagaaaaaaacattaaagacataaatttaacacaatttttcatttttatccctcaaaaaaaaagttgaccttgtaataactttatcaaaagttaattgattgtcaaattataagggtaaatttgaaaaaaaattcaataatcacttattttgaaacgaaGGGAATACTTAATAATACAATAATCAGATAGTATTTACCCTCAAATCTCAATTGCTACCACGACCGAAACATTCATTAAAAACATCTTAAATTAGTTGGTGTGTGAATAATCATATATGGGTGTGCAATATAGGCCACCTGCCGTTTGTAGGAAACCTGGGTTGGCCATTTTCAACACGTTGCTATACCGAAATAGGTGAAACAAATCAGTAGACTTATTTACGTCAATGTCTGTAATTTTCTGACATTTAGATAAAGTTCCTACTGAAAAAGTAATTATTTTACAAGAAATTGTGATATTTGCTACACATTAGCAGCAACAGGCTTTCAACCTTTTAAGAGGACGGGCCATCAACCAGAGCgggtttttcttttgaaaattttgtattATAGTCAAAATAATACGTaatagataaatatatatttttatatctaattaataaataaaaagataatcataaaataattgataaatttgTTATTTGGTCACGAGTGAAGTTTCGTGGTCGTGATATTTTGATGATGTCTATAATTTTAAATTGATGgtttataatattatattgtgGTTGCCTTGTTTCTAATATTAGCTAGTATTGTGTTATTTCATTTTATTGTgtgcttttatattttatttttgttatgctGCCATTTGTCGGGATCTATAAACAGCCTCCAGTTTCATCTGGTAATGTTGTAGTATTAATACTACTAGTTCATTCCCAAGTAGGGCCGTTTATGGTTCGATTTGAATCGATCACCGATTTATTGTCGTATTCAGATTCCAGGGCACAAATTGCTGAAGTAGATAAGTATGAATTTAGGACAGGCTGAACTGCTACAAATTTTACCATAAAAATGGGGTAAACACATGATCAAACATAACCATATGTCAGAAATATGTGACGGTTAAAAAAAAACACTACTGCTTCAATTTTTGTGTTGGTTTCCTCCTGTCTGAAATATGTACAACATCAGCAAACCCCAAGAGAAGGAAAAcaaggaaaagaaagagaagaaaggaaaaagagttttCTGATCTTCTTCTGCTTCACTGCAAATTTCGTCATCATCCACAGAAATTCTCTTGGTGGATATGATAATATCTTCACTTAACCATCTTTGGCCCCTTGTACAGTGCTCCAACTACAGTTAAGTCTTCAGGTTTCTCCCTCTCTTTCAGCCATGCATACTCTCCCTTCTGTTCATCAGGCACTGATATGGACAAAACAAAGCCTAACATTAGTTGCATGAACTGGCTAGTGCCGTATATAAAATGTCCTTTCAAGTACACACAATCAAAATCAATTTACCATATCTATCCAACCACTCTGTCAAGAAAAAAGGTATCAAGGATTCTTCTTGTCTGATTATGTGATCCcagaaatagaataaaaatcaagttgCCATTTTGAGATAGAATAACAAGCAAGTTGCCATTTTTATAAACACTTTTAACTGTTGGAACTGTCTGCCCACCAGTCAACAATTTGGTGAATCAAATCTCAATGTTACTACTTAAAAAGGCATTAACCCAAGAGTCTAAATACCCCTTTACTATTTGAAATATGTTTCTTCCTTTAAGTTGGATACTTTCTTACCGCTTCTTACATATGAAATAACAGAGGCTAATTTGGACCTTTTTATCAAAAGAATTTGACAATTCACACTAGCCCTCCATTAAAATCAAGGACAAATGTCTTATTTGTCCCAAGGGCATGAATGAACCGAAAGTACAACGGAATGTAATTGGTACAAGAAGTATACCTGAGATATTGGCTAAAGGGAAGTCATTGTAGTATTGACAGTGGCGACCTTCAGGATCACAATACGGAGGGCCAAGCACATCTAGCACAGCACAGGCTGTTCTTGCTGTGAAACAATGCATATTACCACCGTCAGCTGGATATAGGATGGAGGTCTTGCAAGGAGCTCTAAACTCTGTATTCATCTTCACTTTTGCTAAACGAAGTCCAGTAGAATCCCCAAGCCCATCTGATAAAGAAAGAGTCACCAATAAGTTAAATACTTCCTTCAATCCTATTTTCTAGAATACATCTAACAGATATGCTGTTATACAAATGGTATGCAAGAAAATAGGATATAAAACCAAATAATCTATATGCCAACTGAGACCGCAAAGTCTTATGATAAAGAAGACTATGGCACACCGGGACGTTACAAGGAACAAGGGACGACCCCTTTGACTGATATGAACAAGAACGAAGATAATTTCCTCATAGAGGGAAAATTCTTCAACTTATTACACCAAGACACCCAGCTATACTATGCCCCAGTGTAAAGATATTCTTCATACTTCCCAAGTTCCTTCGTGCTATTGTCCTAATATTAAAAATTCTgagtgattttattttatatcacaGGGCTAGAAGTGTTGCACATGCCATTTTCAAATAGAGAAAAGAACTGCTAACGGAGCAATCTCCAGCTAAAAAAACTTACAGTCTAAAGGATTAGCAGTTGGAGTTGGTTCAGCAGGAACGTTATCCACCCAGTCATATGACTTGATGTGCATATCTCCAAAAAGAAGCTTACTAAAAACTGTCATTCCAGGGTGATCATGAAGTGGAATGACAGCTGATGGGGGCAAGCAAAAGATACCAATCTGCCAAAGAAACAAGAGACTTTATAAGCCTAACAAAGAAGACACTGAAGAGAAGAACATACAGAGCTCATTCATTAATGCATGAAGTGACGTTGCACAGAGACTCTTTTttataaaaacaacaataaaatatattCTCACCTCACCGA comes from Capsicum annuum cultivar UCD-10X-F1 chromosome 2, UCD10Xv1.1, whole genome shotgun sequence and encodes:
- the LOC107860549 gene encoding plant cysteine oxidase 2 — translated: MRIEKNVGERRGREYSDSKKNRRRQRMVNPVQKLYDTCKEVFANCGPAVVPSAEKIERLKAVLDTMGEADVGLRPNMPYFKSSSYDRPPKITYLHLHECEKFSIGIFCLPPSAVIPLHDHPGMTVFSKLLFGDMHIKSYDWVDNVPAEPTPTANPLDYGLGDSTGLRLAKVKMNTEFRAPCKTSILYPADGGNMHCFTARTACAVLDVLGPPYCDPEGRHCQYYNDFPLANISVPDEQKGEYAWLKEREKPEDLTVVGALYKGPKMVK